CCACGAGGAGGATGCGGCCGCTGCGGGTGCCCACGACGACCTCGGGGCCGGCCGGCGCCTGCGCGCCGTCGGCCGTGCCCACCGGCAGGACGATGGTGAACGTCGTCCCGCGTCCCACCGCGCTCTCGACGCGCATGTCGCCGCTGTGGCGGTGGATGATGGAGTAGGACACCGACAGCCCCAGCCCCGTGCCCACCTCGCCCTTGGTGGTGAAGAACGGGTCGAAGATGCGCTTGCGCACCTGCTCGGGCATGCCGACACCCGTGTCGGCCACCGTCAGCGCCACGTGCTCGTCGCCCTCGGGGCGCGTGTAGATGCTGAGCGTGCCGCCGTGCGGCATAGCGTCGATGGCGTTCAGGATCAGGTTGGTGACCACCTCGTTGAGCTCGGACGGCCGACCCATGACGTCGGGCAGGGGCGCCAAGCGCAGGTCGAGCCTGAGCGGCACGCCGCCCTTGGCCACGCGCTCCTCCCACCGCGGCCGGGTGATGGCAACGGCGTCCTGGATGACCTGGTTGAGCTCGACCGGGACGAAGGGCTCGTCGGGTCGGAGCCGCGCAAACTTCTGGATGCGCCGCACCGTTTCGGCGCCGCCCGCCGCCGCCGTCTCGATGACCGACAACCCCCGGCGCACCACGTCGGCGTTTTCCATGTTCTTGGACATCAGCTGCGAGTAACCGAGGATCGCCTGGAGCAGGTTGTTGAAGTCGTGGGCGATCCCGCCTGCCACCTGTCCGAGTGCGGTGAGCTTTTCGGACTGGTGCATCTGGGTCTCGAGCTCGCGCTGCGACGTCATGTCGCGCACGATGGCGAGAAGCCCGTCGACCTTGCCGTCGCGGCCCGGCACTCCGGACAGCGTCACGGCCAAGTTGAGCATGCCGCCGTCAGGCCGCTTGGCGCTGAGATCGAAGGAGGCGGCGGGCTGCGGGCCGGTGAGGGCCAGGCGCGCCGCCTGCTCGTAGCGCTCCGGGAACATCCCGCGCAGCGAGCGGCCGATCGCCTCCTTCGCCGGCAAGCCGAAGATCCGCTCGGCCGCCGGGTTCCAGCCCGTGATGTTGCCGCGGCGGTCGATCGAGATGATGGCGTCGCCGGCCGAGCTGACCAGCCGCTCGAGCGAGCGCTTGGTCTCGGCGACCTCGCCGTAGAGCCGCGAGTTGCGGATGGCGACGGCGAGCGAATCCGCGAGCATCTCGAGCAGCTCGTGCTCGCGGGGGTCGATCGGCCGCGCGCTCGAGCGGTTGCCCGCCAGGAGGAAGCCCACGGTCACCCCGCCGTCCCGGATCGGGCAGAGGATGGCGCCTTCTGCCCGCGTCCCCTCGGGCAGGGCCTCGCCCACCAGCACCTGGGCCTCGTCGTAGCCCAGCGACTCCTTCAGCTGCGCGGTGATGCCCGCCGTCAGCTCGGCCAGGTCGAGCTGACCCAGGATGCCGCGGGAGATCTCGCGGAGGATGGACAGCTGGGTCACGCGGAGCGACTGCTCCGCCTGCTCGCGGCGCGCCTCCTCCTCGAGCGTGCGTGTCTTGGTCGAGAGCGCGCGCATCTCGTTGACGAGGCCCGACAATTGCGTGCTCTTGCCGAGCTCCGTCTGACGCCGGATCAGCGCCCGCCGTACGGTGTCCTCGAGGTCGGTGCGGCTGAAGGGCTTGATCAGGTACTCGAAGGCGCCGTGGGTGAGCGCGTTCTTGACCGTGTCCAGCGAGGCGTAGGCCGTGATCATGACGGCCTCGATCGTGGGATCGATGGCCTTGATCCGCCGCAGCAGCTCGATGCCGTCCATCTTCGGCATCTTGATGTCCATGAAGACCAGGTCGGGGCTGAAGGTCTCGAG
The genomic region above belongs to Candidatus Methylomirabilota bacterium and contains:
- a CDS encoding response regulator is translated as MSARARILVVDDEVGPRESLRMILKPSYDIATADSGDTALKTLETFSPDLVFMDIKMPKMDGIELLRRIKAIDPTIEAVMITAYASLDTVKNALTHGAFEYLIKPFSRTDLEDTVRRALIRRQTELGKSTQLSGLVNEMRALSTKTRTLEEEARREQAEQSLRVTQLSILREISRGILGQLDLAELTAGITAQLKESLGYDEAQVLVGEALPEGTRAEGAILCPIRDGGVTVGFLLAGNRSSARPIDPREHELLEMLADSLAVAIRNSRLYGEVAETKRSLERLVSSAGDAIISIDRRGNITGWNPAAERIFGLPAKEAIGRSLRGMFPERYEQAARLALTGPQPAASFDLSAKRPDGGMLNLAVTLSGVPGRDGKVDGLLAIVRDMTSQRELETQMHQSEKLTALGQVAGGIAHDFNNLLQAILGYSQLMSKNMENADVVRRGLSVIETAAAGGAETVRRIQKFARLRPDEPFVPVELNQVIQDAVAITRPRWEERVAKGGVPLRLDLRLAPLPDVMGRPSELNEVVTNLILNAIDAMPHGGTLSIYTRPEGDEHVALTVADTGVGMPEQVRKRIFDPFFTTKGEVGTGLGLSVSYSIIHRHSGDMRVESAVGRGTTFTIVLPVGTADGAQAPAGPEVVVGTRSGRILLVDNELPVMTILAEMLTEAGHHVLPVASGAEAVRVFVPGGFDLVMTNLGMTGMTGWDVAERVRAGDPLVPVVFITGWGLQAEDRERCRKLGVINVLFKPVRLVELHTAVQEALAVSGRRKRGPAA